One Centropristis striata isolate RG_2023a ecotype Rhode Island chromosome 22, C.striata_1.0, whole genome shotgun sequence genomic window carries:
- the ntf3 gene encoding neurotrophin-3 isoform X2, whose protein sequence is MSILLYVMVLVYLYGIQATNMDSSRQGQQQQPSPDPLNSLIIQLLQADLTRGKTRANQSQQGKSREADPQDTLPPLLTANFPVEEQGDQVMLLNSDLLRQHKRYNSPRVLLSDRPPLQPPPLYLADDYVSGGLDGGASGNKTRKKRYAEHRSYRGEYSVCDSESQWVTDKTQAVDTRGDPVTVLGKIKTSATQDIKQYFYETRCRTPRPFKGGCRGIDDKNWNSQCKTTQTYVRALTQVRNSVGWRWIRIDTSCVCALSRKRHRT, encoded by the exons ATGTCCATCCTGCTGTATGTGATGGTCCTCGTGTACCTCTATGGTATCCAGGCAACCAACATGGACAGCAGTCGCCAGGGGCAACAGCAGCAGCCGAGTCCCGACCCCTTAAACTCTCTTATCATCCAGCTGCTCCAGGCGGACCTGACGAGGGGGAAGACCAGGGCGAACCAGAGCCAGCAGGGGAAGAGCAGGGAGGCAGATCCCCAGGACACGCTGCCTCCTCTCCTCACTGCTAACTTCCCTGTAGAGGAGCAGGGCGAT CAGGTGATGCTGTTGAACTCGGACCTTCTCAGGCAGCACAAGCGGTACAACTCACCTCGGGTGCTGCTGAGCGACCGGCCTCCGCTGCAGCCGCCGCCGCTCTACCTCGCAGATGATTACGTGAGTGGCGGATTGGACGGCGGGGCATCGGGAAACAAGACACGGAAGAAGCGTTACGCTGAGCACAGGAGCTACCGTGGGGAATATTCTGTGTGTGACAGTGAGAGCCAGTGGGTGACGGATAAAACCCAAGCGGTGGACACCAGGGGGGACCCCGTCACTGTTCTGGGCAAAATTAAAACCAGTGCCACACAGGACATCAAACAGTACTTTTATGAGACGCGATGTCGGACCCCCAGGCCCTTTAAAGGCGGCTGCAGGGGCATCGATGACAAGAACTGGAACTCGCAGTGCAAGACAACGCAGACGTACGTTCGTGCGCTGACGCAGGTTCGCAACTCAGTGGGCTGGAGGTGGATACGCATTGACACTTCGTGCGTCTGCGCGTTATCGAGGAAACGTCACAGGACGTAA
- the ntf3 gene encoding neurotrophin-3 isoform X1 — protein sequence MSILLYVMVLVYLYGIQATNMDSSRQGQQQQPSPDPLNSLIIQLLQADLTRGKTRANQSQQGKSREADPQDTLPPLLTANFPVEEQGDVERWGTGGRSGGSSDGLVDQQVMLLNSDLLRQHKRYNSPRVLLSDRPPLQPPPLYLADDYVSGGLDGGASGNKTRKKRYAEHRSYRGEYSVCDSESQWVTDKTQAVDTRGDPVTVLGKIKTSATQDIKQYFYETRCRTPRPFKGGCRGIDDKNWNSQCKTTQTYVRALTQVRNSVGWRWIRIDTSCVCALSRKRHRT from the coding sequence ATGTCCATCCTGCTGTATGTGATGGTCCTCGTGTACCTCTATGGTATCCAGGCAACCAACATGGACAGCAGTCGCCAGGGGCAACAGCAGCAGCCGAGTCCCGACCCCTTAAACTCTCTTATCATCCAGCTGCTCCAGGCGGACCTGACGAGGGGGAAGACCAGGGCGAACCAGAGCCAGCAGGGGAAGAGCAGGGAGGCAGATCCCCAGGACACGCTGCCTCCTCTCCTCACTGCTAACTTCCCTGTAGAGGAGCAGGGCGATGTGGAGCGGTGGGGGACGGGGGGTCGCAGCGGCGGGAGCAGCGACGGCTTGGTGGACCAGCAGGTGATGCTGTTGAACTCGGACCTTCTCAGGCAGCACAAGCGGTACAACTCACCTCGGGTGCTGCTGAGCGACCGGCCTCCGCTGCAGCCGCCGCCGCTCTACCTCGCAGATGATTACGTGAGTGGCGGATTGGACGGCGGGGCATCGGGAAACAAGACACGGAAGAAGCGTTACGCTGAGCACAGGAGCTACCGTGGGGAATATTCTGTGTGTGACAGTGAGAGCCAGTGGGTGACGGATAAAACCCAAGCGGTGGACACCAGGGGGGACCCCGTCACTGTTCTGGGCAAAATTAAAACCAGTGCCACACAGGACATCAAACAGTACTTTTATGAGACGCGATGTCGGACCCCCAGGCCCTTTAAAGGCGGCTGCAGGGGCATCGATGACAAGAACTGGAACTCGCAGTGCAAGACAACGCAGACGTACGTTCGTGCGCTGACGCAGGTTCGCAACTCAGTGGGCTGGAGGTGGATACGCATTGACACTTCGTGCGTCTGCGCGTTATCGAGGAAACGTCACAGGACGTAA